The Candidatus Poribacteria bacterium genome has a segment encoding these proteins:
- a CDS encoding DUF393 domain-containing protein, with protein MQSRVNKPLLVYDNACDFCRYWVAQWQHVTADSIDYAPYQDVATQFPGIPLSAFENSVQLILQDGTVLSGAAAVLRALNNGLLLWCYYRLPGFAGVSEGIYRFVAQHRPFFSAMTRWLWGTHTERTVFCLSRWLFLRGLGCIYLIAFLSLWVQIHGLVGSNGILPAAQYLEAVREQIGTEGYYLVPTLFWLNASDVCLNLLCAGGVLLSFVLIAGFVPSFALIGLWTFYLSLVSVGQVFLSFQWDVLLLEAGFLAIFFAPLQLRERFTRALQPSTAFLWLFRWLLFRLMFASGFVKLASDEVWRNLTALNFHYETQPLPTWLGWYVHQLPEAFQKASVIGMFATELVVPFLIFAPRRLRTLGCIGLVGLQVLIILTGNYCFFNLLTIALCLLLIDDATWKGLLPRRLMPTIRFVEQPLHRYGRAGIAIVATLLFLLSGIRFGGQLFREIRFPDVAWITPFRSVNTYGLFADMTESRPEIIVEGSNDRIEWKTYPFRWKPGDLATAPKWVAPHQPRLDWQMWFAALQGSYQRTPWFLNFMGALLQGKPEVLQLLREDPFPDKPPRYIRATLYEYRFTDLATKRSEGTWWHREWKRIYCPAISLR; from the coding sequence ATGCAATCACGAGTTAACAAACCGCTCCTTGTTTACGATAACGCTTGTGACTTTTGCCGATATTGGGTTGCGCAGTGGCAACACGTTACTGCGGACAGTATCGACTATGCACCCTACCAAGATGTAGCGACACAATTCCCAGGGATACCCCTTTCAGCGTTTGAGAATTCAGTCCAGTTAATACTTCAGGATGGAACCGTTTTAAGTGGGGCAGCAGCTGTCCTACGCGCCTTGAACAACGGTCTGTTGCTCTGGTGTTACTACCGTTTACCCGGCTTCGCGGGCGTATCTGAAGGAATCTACCGTTTCGTTGCCCAGCATCGTCCGTTTTTCTCCGCGATGACGCGATGGTTGTGGGGGACACATACCGAGAGAACAGTGTTTTGTCTTTCGAGATGGCTGTTCCTACGCGGACTCGGTTGTATCTACCTCATCGCTTTTTTGTCCTTGTGGGTTCAGATTCACGGACTCGTTGGGAGCAATGGGATTTTGCCCGCAGCACAGTATCTGGAGGCTGTCCGTGAGCAAATCGGAACAGAAGGCTACTACCTCGTTCCGACCCTGTTCTGGCTGAACGCCTCGGATGTCTGCCTCAATCTCTTGTGTGCTGGTGGTGTGCTCCTGTCATTCGTCTTAATCGCCGGCTTTGTTCCGTCATTCGCCTTAATCGGTCTGTGGACGTTTTATCTGTCGCTTGTGTCAGTGGGACAAGTTTTTCTGAGTTTCCAGTGGGATGTCTTGCTCTTAGAGGCGGGCTTTCTGGCAATCTTCTTTGCTCCGTTGCAACTACGGGAAAGGTTTACACGTGCGTTGCAACCCTCAACAGCGTTTTTATGGCTTTTCCGTTGGCTCCTCTTCCGATTGATGTTTGCCTCTGGGTTCGTTAAACTCGCCAGTGACGAGGTATGGCGAAACCTTACGGCTCTGAATTTTCATTATGAAACACAACCGTTGCCGACATGGTTGGGATGGTATGTGCATCAGTTGCCGGAAGCGTTCCAGAAAGCGTCAGTCATCGGTATGTTCGCGACGGAATTGGTTGTCCCGTTTCTGATTTTCGCGCCGCGACGTTTACGCACCCTTGGGTGTATCGGATTAGTCGGTCTGCAAGTGCTAATCATCTTAACTGGAAACTACTGTTTTTTCAATCTGTTGACAATTGCGCTATGTCTCCTGCTGATTGACGATGCGACGTGGAAAGGGCTGCTCCCAAGACGATTGATGCCGACTATCCGCTTCGTCGAACAGCCGCTTCACCGATATGGACGTGCTGGTATAGCGATCGTCGCAACACTTCTCTTTCTGCTGAGCGGTATCCGCTTCGGTGGGCAGCTTTTCAGAGAGATAAGGTTTCCAGATGTCGCCTGGATCACACCGTTTCGGAGTGTGAATACCTACGGACTCTTTGCAGACATGACGGAATCGCGTCCAGAAATTATCGTTGAAGGTAGCAACGATCGTATCGAATGGAAGACTTACCCGTTTCGGTGGAAACCCGGAGATCTGGCAACTGCACCAAAATGGGTCGCCCCGCATCAACCGCGCCTCGATTGGCAGATGTGGTTTGCTGCCTTACAAGGCAGTTATCAAAGGACACCGTGGTTCCTCAATTTCATGGGAGCATTACTACAAGGCAAGCCTGAGGTGCTACAATTGTTGAGAGAGGATCCGTTCCCGGATAAACCCCCGCGCTATATCCGGGCAACCCTTTACGAGTATCGCTTTACGGATCTCGCAACAAAACGTTCGGAAGGCACGTGGTGGCACCGCGAATGGAAAAGAATTTATTGTCCCGCAATTTCGCTCCGTTAG
- a CDS encoding site-2 protease family protein, with protein sequence MPNFDPYEAILVVTQFIILLTFHEWGHAKSANMLGDPTARDLGRMSLNPGVHIDIIGTLILPLLGTLFGGGFFGWAKPVPVNPFNLKNPRRDMMLIAAAGPFMNIVLTFGILGVIRLLLEFTAFDPAGSPLHAEINRQLIRTALISVFLAAFNMLPLFPLDGFSVVRGLLPARTAHQFEKLSPYGMPILMCLIFLPGIFGIPNYVFGFLSNISFETLNLIAKIVGIR encoded by the coding sequence ATGCCTAATTTCGACCCTTATGAAGCAATCCTTGTGGTTACACAGTTCATTATTCTGTTAACCTTTCATGAATGGGGACACGCCAAATCAGCGAACATGTTAGGGGATCCGACAGCGCGCGACCTTGGACGGATGTCGTTGAATCCGGGCGTACACATTGACATTATCGGCACATTGATACTTCCGTTGCTCGGCACGCTTTTTGGGGGCGGTTTCTTCGGTTGGGCAAAACCGGTGCCGGTCAACCCGTTCAACCTGAAAAATCCGAGAAGGGACATGATGCTTATCGCCGCTGCAGGTCCCTTCATGAATATTGTCCTCACTTTTGGAATTTTGGGAGTGATTCGGCTATTACTTGAATTTACCGCTTTTGATCCGGCGGGATCTCCACTTCATGCTGAGATTAACAGGCAATTAATTCGGACTGCCCTGATTAGTGTGTTTCTTGCAGCGTTTAACATGCTCCCACTTTTTCCGTTAGACGGTTTTAGTGTTGTGAGAGGTTTGCTCCCCGCAAGGACAGCGCACCAATTCGAGAAACTCAGTCCGTATGGAATGCCGATTCTGATGTGTCTCATCTTTCTACCGGGTATCTTCGGTATACCGAACTATGTGTTCGGGTTCTTGAGCAATATCAGTTTTGAAACCCTAAATCTGATTGCGAAAATTGTCGGTATTCGTTAG
- a CDS encoding inositol-phosphate phosphatase, with amino-acid sequence MPSQFLTVALEASKNAEEIITAYYTGDAMKVEMKADETPVTLADRGAEKIIRETIKQTFPDHGFLGEEYGIEKGDSPYVWIIDPIDATKNYIRKIPIFGTQIALMKGEELILGVSNAPLLDELLYAEVGGGAFLNGEPITVSSVTQPEDAMVCHGGLKWFVEKGTFPGIYDFINDAARTRGFGDFYMYHLVASGRADAVVEAAISIWDIAAITVIVREAGGKVTDIQGQAITTDTNSLVATNGILHSTVLDYFKDA; translated from the coding sequence ATGCCGAGTCAATTTTTAACCGTCGCGTTGGAAGCGTCGAAAAACGCTGAAGAAATCATCACCGCTTACTACACCGGAGATGCCATGAAAGTGGAAATGAAAGCTGATGAGACCCCGGTGACGCTCGCCGATAGAGGGGCGGAAAAAATTATCCGAGAAACCATCAAACAGACATTTCCCGACCACGGATTCTTAGGTGAAGAATATGGGATCGAAAAAGGGGATTCCCCTTATGTCTGGATCATCGACCCGATTGATGCCACAAAGAATTATATCCGAAAAATCCCAATCTTCGGCACACAGATTGCCTTGATGAAAGGCGAAGAACTTATCCTTGGTGTTTCTAACGCCCCACTTTTAGATGAACTTCTCTACGCGGAAGTAGGGGGCGGAGCTTTCTTGAACGGCGAACCGATAACCGTGTCCAGCGTGACGCAACCCGAAGACGCGATGGTATGCCACGGTGGCCTGAAGTGGTTCGTAGAAAAAGGCACTTTCCCCGGCATCTACGATTTTATCAACGATGCCGCTCGCACGAGAGGGTTCGGTGATTTCTACATGTATCATCTCGTGGCGTCTGGAAGAGCCGATGCCGTCGTTGAAGCGGCGATCAGTATTTGGGACATCGCGGCGATTACTGTTATCGTAAGGGAAGCAGGTGGAAAAGTGACAGATATACAAGGACAAGCCATCACGACAGATACGAATTCGCTCGTAGCAACGAACGGGATCTTGCATAGCACTGTATTAGACTACTTTAAAGATGCCTAA
- a CDS encoding CCA tRNA nucleotidyltransferase: MIPNIPEPILDLLHEIGEVGGKGTYLVGGFVRDLLLKRPSLDIDIVVEGDAIRVANTMCERWNGTLETHPQFGTATVTPVDVNLPKVDFVTARRETYQGAGTLPTVSRGTLRDDLRRRDFSINALAMCLDTHTFGEIVDKTGGLDDLKTRTIRVLHKHSFTDDPTRIFRAFRYAGRYGFSIPETDIVLMREALPVLAQLSGERIRNEIERILSEKNAPEIVTHLARLDVWKTISQGWNIPTRFACDFKKAEQATNWVSTSLKDEEFQPERVRWMAFLGTRTPIYQIEALSFRLVLEHQLQRLISRVQASQQQVSLEKVTHDAFAKLGISLSDDASINPQSGRWRIVDPKNMATYVCGDGNLYRVETPLTAYKQLEQTLAPLQETVRPSEIYQSLKSYPIEALALGYVDTTLPKWKREKIKDYLFVLRKIEPFITGKDLIAFGEKPSQAFETRLWKLFAAQLDGEITKKEEAYARLRTFV; this comes from the coding sequence ATGATACCCAACATTCCTGAACCGATCTTGGATCTGTTACATGAAATTGGTGAAGTAGGTGGAAAGGGAACTTACCTCGTGGGTGGATTCGTCCGGGATCTCCTGCTCAAACGACCAAGTCTCGATATCGACATCGTTGTAGAAGGCGATGCGATCCGAGTTGCGAACACGATGTGTGAACGGTGGAACGGCACGCTGGAAACACACCCTCAATTTGGCACTGCAACCGTCACGCCTGTCGATGTTAACCTTCCTAAAGTGGATTTCGTTACCGCCCGTCGTGAAACTTATCAAGGGGCAGGGACGTTACCTACAGTATCACGAGGGACCCTCAGGGACGATTTACGAAGACGCGACTTTTCAATTAATGCCTTGGCAATGTGCTTAGACACACATACTTTTGGTGAGATCGTTGATAAAACCGGGGGTTTGGATGACCTCAAGACCCGGACAATTCGCGTCCTACATAAGCACAGTTTCACAGATGATCCGACGCGCATCTTTCGCGCTTTTCGATATGCCGGACGCTACGGATTTTCTATTCCTGAAACCGATATCGTTCTGATGCGGGAGGCACTCCCAGTCTTAGCACAACTCAGTGGTGAACGGATACGCAATGAGATTGAGAGAATACTGAGTGAAAAGAACGCACCGGAGATTGTTACACATCTTGCCCGGCTCGACGTATGGAAAACTATCTCTCAGGGATGGAATATACCGACGAGGTTTGCATGTGATTTTAAGAAAGCGGAACAAGCAACAAACTGGGTATCAACGTCCCTTAAAGACGAAGAGTTTCAGCCTGAACGGGTGCGCTGGATGGCATTTTTGGGAACCCGCACGCCGATATATCAGATCGAGGCACTCAGTTTCAGATTGGTATTGGAACATCAACTTCAACGCCTCATCAGCCGGGTCCAAGCCTCGCAACAGCAAGTTTCGCTTGAAAAGGTGACACACGATGCCTTTGCGAAACTCGGAATCTCATTATCGGATGATGCCTCCATTAACCCACAAAGTGGGAGATGGCGGATTGTCGATCCAAAGAACATGGCAACTTACGTATGTGGAGATGGAAATCTTTATCGGGTAGAAACACCGCTCACCGCTTACAAACAGTTGGAACAAACACTTGCGCCGTTGCAAGAGACAGTGAGACCGAGCGAGATTTATCAATCGCTAAAGTCTTATCCGATTGAGGCATTAGCACTCGGCTATGTGGATACGACCTTGCCGAAGTGGAAACGCGAAAAAATAAAAGACTACCTTTTTGTTCTGCGGAAGATAGAACCGTTTATCACAGGAAAAGACTTGATAGCGTTTGGCGAAAAACCGAGCCAGGCTTTTGAAACCCGACTTTGGAAATTGTTTGCGGCACAATTGGACGGAGAGATTACCAAGAAAGAGGAGGCTTATGCCCGATTGCGGACCTTTGTATAG
- a CDS encoding cyclase family protein, translating to MHLDFQNVLDLSYVVDEKSPCELPIDPAKIYDQATLEKDGYFESRVDTSGHYSTHMDAPCLMYPGGATIAEIPKEKLTGHAVLIDFSAIKKPNDAVIAEDVKAWIAENGDIPEGSIVFMRTGMDRFVYQDNFNREWIGFSEDAAEFLVEKGIKVIGTDACSIDSVAGHPPLHDGLPPAHLVFLGAGIPHVEDLCNLSQLPTHFYVVIAPLKLARSSGAPTRVFAFV from the coding sequence ATGCACCTTGACTTTCAAAACGTGCTGGATCTGTCTTATGTGGTTGATGAAAAGAGTCCATGCGAGCTGCCGATTGATCCCGCCAAAATTTATGACCAAGCGACGCTGGAAAAGGATGGCTACTTTGAAAGCCGTGTCGATACATCCGGACACTACTCTACGCACATGGATGCCCCCTGCTTAATGTACCCGGGTGGCGCAACTATCGCCGAAATCCCAAAAGAGAAACTGACGGGACACGCGGTGTTGATAGACTTCTCCGCGATTAAGAAACCGAATGACGCTGTGATCGCAGAGGATGTTAAAGCGTGGATAGCCGAAAATGGTGATATACCAGAAGGCAGCATCGTCTTTATGCGGACAGGGATGGATAGATTCGTCTATCAGGACAATTTCAACCGGGAGTGGATCGGCTTCAGTGAAGATGCCGCCGAATTCCTTGTAGAAAAAGGCATTAAGGTCATCGGAACAGATGCATGTAGTATCGACTCGGTGGCAGGACATCCACCCTTGCACGACGGTTTACCGCCAGCGCATCTCGTTTTCCTTGGTGCGGGGATCCCGCATGTTGAGGATTTGTGCAATTTAAGCCAATTGCCGACGCATTTCTATGTCGTGATTGCTCCGCTAAAGTTGGCGCGCAGTTCTGGGGCACCCACGCGAGTCTTTGCCTTCGTATAG